The Calothrix sp. PCC 7507 DNA segment AGGTTTTTCGTCCAGAGGATTTTCCGTCACTAATCCCAATCTGTCTGCTTTCACCTTACCTCCCACAAACGAGCGAAAAATCTGCTTGCGTCCTGGATAAGTTGCTTTGCCACTTGATTGTTTCATGACTGGGATGCCGTCAATTTCGACTAGTTTATAAACTCCATTTACCGGCGCACCTGTAACTAGTCGCGTTCCTAAGCCATAGCCGTCAATCTGGGCACCGGCTGCTTTTAGCCGGGCAATTTCCCACTCATCCAAGTCGCCACTAGCAAAAATTGATACTCCAGGAAGTAGCGATCGCACTTCTTGGGACAAAGTCACCAAATCTCCAGAGTCCAACCTTACACCAGTCAATTTCATTTCCCCGGAATTTACTTTTTGGGACAACCGCTGGGCAGCAGCGATCGTATCGTAAGTATCAATCAGCAGCGAAGCACCCGGAAAATATTCATGAAACGCCGTAAAAGCTTGTTCTTCACTGCCTGCCATTGCTGACAGTGCCATAACCAAGGCGTGAGCCATCGTACCACTTGGTTTCTCGCCCAGTTGTAGCGCTGCTAACACATTTGATGTGGCATCTAATCCACCCGCTAAGGCTGCCCTTGAAGCCCACAATGCCCCTTGGGGACTAAATGCTCGTCTTGCACCAAATTCCAGCAGTGTGGTTTGCTCTCCCACCACATCCCTGAGCCTTGCTGCTTTGGTGGCAATCAATGTTTGATAATTAAGCGTATTTAATAGGTAGGTTTCTACTAACTGTGCTTGCCATAGGGGTGCTTCGATTCGCAACAACGGTTGATTGGCAAATACCGCCGTCCCTTCTGGTACTGCCCACACATCGCCAGTAAAACCTCCTTGGGCGAGTAATGACCAAAAGCGATCGCTCACATTCGCAAAAATCCCCGTCGCCTGTAAAGCCGCTATCTGAGCAGTACTAAAGCGGAATTTTTCTAAATACTCCAACGCCTGGGTTAACCCCATAGCAATTAAATAACCAAAACCCTCAGGTAAACGCCTAGCAAACAACTCAAAGCTAGCTCGTTTTTGTTCTATACCCTCACCTGTGTAACAAGCCGCCATTGTTAGCTGGTAAAGGTCTGTCAACAGGCTGTAATCATCAGCAGTAACAGTCATTTCTGAGTTGTGACGCTGATTTATATCTATATCCAATTCTCTTAAAGTTTTCATCCCAGAGCGTCCTTACAAGAATGCCGCTTTTATTTATGGTAACTTTCACCATAAATAATGTCAATGGATTGGGGATTGGGGATTGGGGATTGGGGATTGGGGATTGGGGACTGGGGATTGGTTATTATTTCCCTCATCTTCCCATTGCCTATTGCCCATTGCCTATTGCCTATTGCCTTTTTTTATGACAAATAACAAATAAACATTTATAATCTGAAAGGAAGTTTTAAATAACAGACAAGCTAAAGTATTACAAACTTATCTGAATAACTATTGCGGAAGTTGTTGATATATTGAGAATCCGAGCTAGCAGGGATTATCTGAACTAAAGTGTAAATATCGCCATCAATAAGCGACTAAGAAAATAGGAGTCTCAGATTATGGCTATTTCTAGAATTATCGCTAGCATAACCCAATATATTTCTGAAGCGGCAATGCGGATATTTGGGCCTACTGATGATGCTTATCCAGCAACTGGTATGCAACCATTTGCAGGCGAACCTTATAAAAAAGGTACAGCCGATAACTGGTAGATATAAACGACTTATTTGTGAATAAAGAAAACTAAAGACGTGAAGAAAAACCTCACGTCTTTTTGTCATTGTTCATTTGTCATTGGTGCAGCCCTACGTTTGAGTAATCGCTGCAGAGCCTAGTACACAACGGTGCAAATAAACCAAGCATTATGAAACGTCCAAAGGCTTACTGTACTAGCGCGGCAAGCTAAAAATGTTTGGTTGACAAAATGCAAGATGTCATTAGCGTTTTCAGATTTATTGCACCCAGCAAATTAAGGTTGCCGTGCTAGTACAAATTTCTTCATTTCAGCCTTCATACTTCAGACTTTTGACTTGCGGTACTAGGGTTTTTGAGACTTCTCTGGAATCGCTTTTTGTTGTAACCAATCTTTACCTACTTGGATGCTGACATCTGAACCAAGATTGCCAGTGCTTTCTACGCGGACTTCCCCAAAACCCAACGTTTGACGAATTGTTTCCGCACTGTTGTCATCACCTTGTTGGGCAACAATGTGAGTTACGTCTAAAGGTTCGCCCCAAGCTTTAGCTATATAAACATTGCGATATCCAGCTTTTTCTAGGCTTCTGATTAAAGGTCGGAGGTTGGTGCGATCGCCGCCTGTACTGTCTTGAATTGCTACGCGCAAAGCACCTGGTTCTGCAACCTGCGGTTGATCTGGTGATTCTAGACCAAAGTGTTGCGCCATCAATTTGGCAATACTATTTTTATTTGGCAACCAATAGCTAGCATCGTACTCACCCTTCTCGCTAAAGCGACCAGGCAGCATTAACATTTGCATACTAGAGCGGTTGGTTCTTACCCCAAAACCCACTAGCGCCACTAATTCCTCAACCGTCAAATTAGTGTCAATATGTTCCTTAACTACCTCCAGAATTTTAGGCAATTGAGCCACAGTTGCTGGATTCAGGGTCTGATCCATCAAAGCACGAAGCACCATTTGCTGGCGCTGAATGCGGCCAATATCTCCTAGTTCATCATGGCGAAAACGGAGTAATTGCATCGCCTGTTCGCCTTTGAGATGTTGCTTACCCGCCTTCAAATTGATGTATAGATGTTGGGAATCATCTTGGTACTTCATATCTTTGGGAACATAAACTGTCACCCCGCCCAAAGCATCAATAAGCTTGGCAACTCCCAAAACGTTAATCCGGATATAGCGATCGATTCCTGCGCCACTCAAGAGGTTGCTGACAGTTTTGGCAGTCAAAGCTGGCCCGCCTTCCAGATTGGCAGCATTAATTTTTCTCGTCCCATACCCCTCTATTTGAGTGCGGGTATCTCTGGGAATAGATAGCATAACCATCTTTTTCGTTTCTGGATCAAATTTGACCAAGAGCATGACATCAGAAAGACCATCAAAAGAATTTACCTGGGGTAAATATTTGAGATTTTTGATTTCGGCTGGAGGGTCTTTGATATCTGGGGGCAGTACACTCATCCCCATAACCAAGAGATTGACGGGGCGAGTTAACTGCGAAAATCGCAATCCACTTCCAGAAATGCGATCGCCATCAAATACCGCTTCCTCTTGGGGACTGAGTTGGGCTTGCTGCAACGGCGTACTGGTTAAAGAAACCGCCAACAACGCCCCTGCCGTTGCTGAAACCATAGCAATACCACTCATCCCCACCCAAAACCACAGCCAACGTCCGGCTTTAGAATTGGGGGAATTTTTCTCGCTGGAGTTAGAGACATTTGCTGACTGGTTGTCTTCCGCCGAAGTTCTTTGAATGGTCACAGACTTCCTCACACTTACTGAGCAATTTCGGTAAATTTGTAGACTAATAAATATGCAGACAAATCAACCAATGATAGCTAATTCTTAATTATTAGTGCTAACTTTTTCACTGTTGTGTCAACCACAACACTTATAGCAGTCTTTTCGTTTATTTGCGGCAGATTCCGCAATCTTTATATTGAAGTATGACAACAATAATCTGGTTTGACCAGGTCTATCGAGCGATCGTCTATCATTTGCCTGAAAATCAGTAATACCACTGAGTTAAGCATTCTTCTTGACATTAAGATAAATATTTGCTGTGTATTCGCTCGGAAAAATTACTAAACCCAGGTAATCGGTTAGACTTGCCCTGAATGAGGCGAAGGATCAACAAGACACTGACCAAAAAGTAACTGGAGGTGAAAAAGCTATTCAGGATAAGTAAACGCAGTGCCAAAAATTCTGAAGTTTCAGCCCCGGTTATCAACAACAGGTATCCCAAAAGCCAGGTAAACGCCAAAGTAATAGACAGACGACTCACCGCAACTTGTTCCCGACTTCCTTGACGGCGATAGAGAGTCCACAGAGAGGGGAAGAAACCAATTACCGGAATCACATACAAAAGTAGCTGGAATTTGGGCAGTGGGAATGGGGCATTGAGTTCGTCGGGTTTTTCCCAGTCCCCAGCCTCTTCAGTCGGTAAATTGTCAATTGGTTGATGATTTTCCATAAATAGAAGGATGAATGAGAGTAATGTAATTAGAGATAATAGGCTGTAAAGAAGGAATCTATTTAGTTTTATCCCGTAATCGGCTAAAGATGCAGACACGCAAGCTATTCGACTGGTGGGAAACACTAACACCTATAGCACGCATCGGAGCGATCGCACTGGTCATTCCGTTGCTAGTTCTTAATGGTTGGGCGATTTCGGCAATTTTTAATTATTTCCACTCCTTGATAGTCATTTTAGTCGGAGCCTCAGTTTTAGCTTTTCTGCTCAACTACCCTGTTAGCTGGATGGAGCGTCACGGTGCGAGGCGAGAGCCAATTGCTATTTTAGTTTTTTTATTGGCTTTATCGATTTTATTGGCCTTGGGTGTGACTCTTTTCCCCTTAGCTCTGACTCAAGCGCAACAACTGGTGGCCCGCCTACCAGAGTTGATTGACTCTGGACGCTCTCAGTTAATGATGTTAAACGAGAAAGCAGAAATTTTTGGTTTACCGATTAACCTTGATGCTTTAGTTGTGCAAATCAACGATCGCGTCAAAGGACAACTACAAGCGATCGCCGGACAAGTCCTGAATCTGGCTGTGGTTACAGTCACTAGCATCCTAGACTTTGTCTTGACGATGATCTTAACTTTCTATCTCTTGCAGCATGGCGGTGAACTCTGGGAGAGTTTAGTCGAATGGCTACCCTCCAGGTTTCGTGACCCTTTCTCGAAAACATTACGCCTGAGCTTTCAAAATTTCTTTATCACCCAACTGATTTTAGCTACCTGTATAGCATCAGCCCTGATTCCTACGTTTTTGTGGCTAAAAGTGCCATTTGGCTTACTATTTGGCTTAACAATTGGCATCATGGCTCTCGTACCCTTTGGTGGCTCTGTGGGTATCGCCCTCACTACCTTGTTAGTGGCGTTGCAAGATGTCTGGATGGGAGCGAGAGTATTGATGGCTGCAGTTATCGTGCAGCAAATTCTCGAAAACTTAATTGCTCCACGCATCTTAGGGAGTTTTACTGGCTTAAATCCTGTTTGGGTAGTGATTTCCGTATTGACAGGCGCAAGAATTGGCGGATTGTTGGGTGTAATTGTCGCGGTGCCTACTGCGGTGGTAATTAAAACCGCCTTAAGTGCCCTACGTCCTGAAATACCAAGTAGCGAAATAGATAACATCAAACCAGAGGAGATAACTGCACCTGAAGCGAAAAACCCCCTGAGCATTTCGGAAGCGACATCACCATAAAGGGAACGGTTGACGGTTGACTGTTAAAAAACATCCAATCTGTAGAGTGCGTCAGGAAATCATCTAAATGCTGCAGTTTTAACAGTGAGCTTAGTCGAACTGCTAAATATCTAGGACTGACACACCCTGCAAATTTAATGAAAAAACACGGACACCAAAAAACTTTCCAGCCTGTTAACAGTTCCCTATTCCCTGCTATATATATCCGAAGATTTTTGATCGCTGTTGGCTTCAATCTGCTGCTGCTATCGCCATTACTCTTTTATAGCTGGCGTTGTTTGTTGCGTCCACCCCGCACAAATCAACAGCAAGCATTATTTAATGGTATTGTTTATCAACGCCGTGCTTTGTCTGCGCCACGTCCTGTGATGATCCATATCCTCACCGTTGACTTGACAGCACCAGGAGTAAAAGCTTTAGTCACTCCAGGAATTCCCAATCAAAGTCAGGGAATCACTAAAGCTAAAACTACATCAGAATTTCTGAGCGAATTTAAGTTGCAACTAGCAATCAATGCTAGCTACTTCCATCCTTTTCGCGAAAACAACCCTTGGGACTATTACCCTCACAGTGGCGACACTTCCTATGCTTTAGGAGATGCAATTTCTAATGGTTCTCGCTATGCAACACCACAAAAACGTTGGGCTGTAGTGTGCATTTCTCAACGCAATATTGCTCAAATTGTGGCAAGTGGTAAGTGTCCAGCAGACACAGTTCAAGGAGTTGCAGGGCAGCAAATTTTGGTTGTCAATGGCCAGCCTGTGATTTCTCAATCTTTTGATGATAAGCCTTATCCACGGGTGGCAGTGGCTGTCAACCGAGATGGTAAAAAACTGTGGTTGATTATTGTGGACGGTAAGCAAAAGCTTTACAGTGAAGGGCTGACTCTGGCTGAGTTAACAAAAACTGTCTTAGAACTAGGTGCTGATGCCGCACTTAATATGGATGGTGGCGGTTCTACTACATTAGCGATCGCCACCAGCAACGGAGTTAAGGTGTTAAATGCACCCATTCATACCAATGTACCCATGCGTGAGCGCCCAGTCGCCAATCACCTCGGATTTTTCGCTACACCAACGACCAATGACTAATAACCACACCTTAACGGACGGACACCACTACCGTTATAAAGATTAAAATTGCTTAACACTTCGTTACACTAGAGACATCAAGAGGAAAAACCAAACCTCTTGTCCTCAAATCAAAGGTGAACGATATGAATGGCACAATTCGCGTCGGTAATCTCTTCGGTATTCCCTTCTACATCCATCCTTCATGGTTCTTAGTTCTGGGCTTGGTAACTTGGAGCTATAGTAGTGGACTA contains these protein-coding regions:
- a CDS encoding nicotinate phosphoribosyltransferase, with the translated sequence MTVTADDYSLLTDLYQLTMAACYTGEGIEQKRASFELFARRLPEGFGYLIAMGLTQALEYLEKFRFSTAQIAALQATGIFANVSDRFWSLLAQGGFTGDVWAVPEGTAVFANQPLLRIEAPLWQAQLVETYLLNTLNYQTLIATKAARLRDVVGEQTTLLEFGARRAFSPQGALWASRAALAGGLDATSNVLAALQLGEKPSGTMAHALVMALSAMAGSEEQAFTAFHEYFPGASLLIDTYDTIAAAQRLSQKVNSGEMKLTGVRLDSGDLVTLSQEVRSLLPGVSIFASGDLDEWEIARLKAAGAQIDGYGLGTRLVTGAPVNGVYKLVEIDGIPVMKQSSGKATYPGRKQIFRSFVGGKVKADRLGLVTENPLDEKPLLQLVVKEGERMQPPDTLDTIRQRTAAAVASLPAETRRLDHPVSVQVDISTCLQQLVDDTIRQGAGGRGAGKQGSRGAGGE
- a CDS encoding LCP family protein, whose product is MTIQRTSAEDNQSANVSNSSEKNSPNSKAGRWLWFWVGMSGIAMVSATAGALLAVSLTSTPLQQAQLSPQEEAVFDGDRISGSGLRFSQLTRPVNLLVMGMSVLPPDIKDPPAEIKNLKYLPQVNSFDGLSDVMLLVKFDPETKKMVMLSIPRDTRTQIEGYGTRKINAANLEGGPALTAKTVSNLLSGAGIDRYIRINVLGVAKLIDALGGVTVYVPKDMKYQDDSQHLYINLKAGKQHLKGEQAMQLLRFRHDELGDIGRIQRQQMVLRALMDQTLNPATVAQLPKILEVVKEHIDTNLTVEELVALVGFGVRTNRSSMQMLMLPGRFSEKGEYDASYWLPNKNSIAKLMAQHFGLESPDQPQVAEPGALRVAIQDSTGGDRTNLRPLIRSLEKAGYRNVYIAKAWGEPLDVTHIVAQQGDDNSAETIRQTLGFGEVRVESTGNLGSDVSIQVGKDWLQQKAIPEKSQKP
- a CDS encoding AI-2E family transporter, coding for MQTRKLFDWWETLTPIARIGAIALVIPLLVLNGWAISAIFNYFHSLIVILVGASVLAFLLNYPVSWMERHGARREPIAILVFLLALSILLALGVTLFPLALTQAQQLVARLPELIDSGRSQLMMLNEKAEIFGLPINLDALVVQINDRVKGQLQAIAGQVLNLAVVTVTSILDFVLTMILTFYLLQHGGELWESLVEWLPSRFRDPFSKTLRLSFQNFFITQLILATCIASALIPTFLWLKVPFGLLFGLTIGIMALVPFGGSVGIALTTLLVALQDVWMGARVLMAAVIVQQILENLIAPRILGSFTGLNPVWVVISVLTGARIGGLLGVIVAVPTAVVIKTALSALRPEIPSSEIDNIKPEEITAPEAKNPLSISEATSP
- a CDS encoding phosphodiester glycosidase family protein, which encodes MKKHGHQKTFQPVNSSLFPAIYIRRFLIAVGFNLLLLSPLLFYSWRCLLRPPRTNQQQALFNGIVYQRRALSAPRPVMIHILTVDLTAPGVKALVTPGIPNQSQGITKAKTTSEFLSEFKLQLAINASYFHPFRENNPWDYYPHSGDTSYALGDAISNGSRYATPQKRWAVVCISQRNIAQIVASGKCPADTVQGVAGQQILVVNGQPVISQSFDDKPYPRVAVAVNRDGKKLWLIIVDGKQKLYSEGLTLAELTKTVLELGADAALNMDGGGSTTLAIATSNGVKVLNAPIHTNVPMRERPVANHLGFFATPTTND